The genomic stretch AAGGACTCCTCCGCCATCGTCGTTTTCGACATGCCTTCGAGGAAGAAAGCGGCTGCAAGGTGCCGGTGAAGCCACACAAAGTTACGTTGAAAGAGAAGCTGGTGCAGATGCCAAAGGAGGAGTGGGTTGTCGAGCATGCCTGTTGTGCCGTCGTGATGGCGGACCGAAAGAGGCGTCATCATGCCGACCAGGCAAACCAGGCCGCGTCGGCGCCACAGACGGTAGCGGCGCAGGTATGCCCCAGCCACAGTGGGACGCAATAGCAGTATGAAGTGCGAGTGGGTACTACATCACCACCAGACGCAtgagctcccccccccccctcatcgTCGGTGTTCTCCTTAGAACCGTCGTCGCTGTCACATGTGCGCTCTCACAGATGGACGGCCGCGTCCGGTACTCCCCGAGTTCAAGGAGAGCGATGTGACCGTCGATCCAAAAGCCCTATTCTCGGCGGTTACCGCGCCAGGACGTTGCGGCTATGGGCTAGACCTCAACAACGACAACACCGACTCGCTGGGTGCGTGTCGCGGGTCCAGTAGCAGTGATGCCACGTGATTGACGACACCGGTATGCCTCTCTCCCTGTTCAGTACCGACCGCATCAACGTTCGCCATGTTCGACAATTCGTTCAGCGCTTGCATTGGCGAGGTAaagtttttttacttttattgccAAAAAAATTGCTTGTGTGCAAAAGGTTAAACATTTGCTTGTCCGCGAAGATGATCGGGGTTGAGATATTGAGTGACATGATTCACTGCGGCCACAACGTTGAGCTTGTCATCAGCAatgaggaggacgatgatgactatggtgacgaggaggacgatgaagtGAAAGAGGGGGAAGAAGCCGAACTGATCGATGTCGAGACCGGCGTCaattcgaagaagaagaaggtcggCGGCATCCGCGTGGGCCAAAGTGGAAGACCTTGGAGGCCGAGTGCCTCATTGGCACGTGAAAGTCAGTGAGCTTCTTCCCCATCAGCGGCGCCAACCAAAACGGCGGCAAGTACTACAGGCGCATCTACGATCAATTCAACGAGAGGAAGAACTTCGGTGACTACGCCACTATCCACATGATCCACAACGAGTCGGCCATGTCactggtggaacatcataaaaaaacgATAGTCAAAACCCTCGAAGCAGCGGCCCATGCTGAAGGGACACTGATGGTTTCGCCCCGGCTGCAATGACCACGAGGCGGGCGGCTCAAGCTCCGGCGGCGGCCGTCATTTCTTCCACGCGTCCAGGGCACCCCGACCAACTCCCACACCGTGCTCCGAGCGGCGCGTCTATGTCGAGGTGTAGGTGGCGCGACAGTTCACCGAGATGGGCATATTGCTGCCGTGGTGGATGTACACTTGCCCGCGGGTGTCATCTCAATCACGATATGGTGCACGTTCCGACAATCCCAACACGCAACCCGACGCCGCCCATATGTCGTCGGTGAAGGAGGAGGTGCCGGAGCCGGAATAGGAGGCGTGGGTGGGGTACACATTCCTCACCCTGCATCCCGGGCACCCCGATTGGTCGCAGCATCGAGGTGCCGACACGCGGTACATGGAGTCGTTGCCCTTGCCGCCCGCGTACCCGCACGAGCCAGCGGAGGAGGAGACCGAGTACCCGTCGAAGGATGACCATGCTACGAGCCCATGGAGGATGACGCGCCGCCGCTGACGGAGGAGACCATCGCACACACCATCGAGCTCTCCAAACATGAGGAGATGGAGTAGTGGGCTAGCCTCCAAGAGGCCATGTCGCAGCAAGCCGCGGTGGCACCGCCTGCTGCACATCagccgcctccccctcctccgGAGACGAATATGTGGCCACTGCTCCAAGTCTTCATCGATCTCGGCGAAGAGACAATGTCATTATCTTTATATTCTTGCTTTTTTTATTTGGGTGTCTCTAACGCTCATTCGACTGAGACTTAAGTTATGTTCAGTCGAATTAAATCAGGGTGTATCAATGCGGCCCTAGACAAAGTGCAAAAGATAGCAAACACGAATCTCTAAGAAACAAAATGCAACGGTGAGGCAGTGAAACTTAGcaattctatttttattttgtaaGAAATATGGACTTTTGGAGCCCTATATATGTTAATTACGTTCAAAAAAATCCGTGTCctaccttttttttgttttgttttatttttttgcaaaggccaccattAGGTGCACTGCCACCCACAAATGGATAGTGTCCGCGAGCTACCACAAACAAACCGATTTGAACACGTTTGGTATCCGAAATGCCGTGCCGTTCCTATGATTCTAATGTCTTTTTAAAAGAATCTAAGAAATCCTTTGAACTCTATCTGGTTGGAAATTAATATCCACTCAATATCTAGTAATGATTCCTCGTGTATGTTTTTTGTAATAATGTCTGCAACGACTTCCTAAAATAAAAGGCTCATCTCTGTTGGCACTGAAGACTCAAGAGGATGTGTCATGCATGTGTTCAACTATAAATAGTCTTGCATGTTCTTTGCAAATCTTGACTGGCAGAAGAGAAACATTTCTTTCTCGGCACGAACATAAACAATTCTGGGAAGGAGGACATGCTCCATTTTTATTGATTCGCGCTATTTACAGAACAAAATTGCTGCCTCTGAGATTGAGTACATTCTGGGAAGGAAGAACATAGGTGGGGAATCTCTCCGGTTCGCATGGAAGCGCAGTAGCGCCTGAGAGACTGATGCTAGCTAGCTATACAAAGGGAGACAAAATTAGGCTACGCGGCCTTGGCTGGAACGACAATGGGGCTCCTCACGATGTTATCCTCGGAGACCCACTTGAGGTTGCCCTCGGCCCCGGCGAGGTTGGGCTGTCCCGCCCACCGCACCGTCACCGTGAAGCTCTGCTTCTCGTTGAGCTCCGTGAAGCGCAGCATCGGCGGCTGCACCGTCACCGACACGTCTCCGGGCATGTCGACGACGGCGGTGTAGATGGAGCCCGGCTTCCCGACGTTGGTGACCGTGCGGTTCACCGTGATTGGCTGGGCCAGCAGGTTGACGACGAGGGACGGGTAGTTGAGGTCCGCTTCGGTGGTGGCCTTGAGGCTGGCGCAGGCGACGGGGCGGTGGGCGATCTCCGTGACGCCGTCGTCGCCGATGCCGAGGCCGCAGAGGTAGGGCAGGTAGTCGTCGGCGTGGAGGTCGTAGACCAGGCCggggtcgacggcgagctcgGGGTTCACGTAGCCCGCGCCCATGGCGTAGAAGGTGGCGTGGCGGTACTGCTCGTCCTTGAGCGGCACGCCGGTGCGGTCGACGGCGTCCGACGTGGTCATGATGGCCGACTTGATCGCCGCGGgggaccagtccgggtgcaggccCTTGAGGAGCGCGGCGATGCCGCTGAGGTGCGGCGTGGACATGGAGGTGCCGGACTCGACGAAGAAGGAGAGGCCGACGTCGCCGTCGGAGAACTCGGTGTGCGACTCGCTGGGCGCCCACGCCGCGAGGATGTTCATGCCGGGGCCTGTGATGTCCGGCTTGAGGATGCCCGGGCTGGCCCTGCTGGGACCCCGGGACGAGAAGAAGGTGACGGCCGGCGCAGGGGACGCGCCCATGACGGTGCCCTTGAACGCGATGCTCGCCGTCGGGGTGGCGGTGGAGTTGACGTAGGCGGCGATCTTGGTCCCGGCGTCGTAGCTGACGTGCGAGGCCGGGAGGACGTGCGGGTCGGCGAAGGTGGTGTAGCCTTCGGGTGCCCTGTTCATGACGATGATGCCGAGTCCGCCGTACGCGGCCACGGTCTGGCCGGCCTCGATGCGGCCGTTGAGGCCCCTGCTCTCGCAGAGCACCAGCTTGCCGCCCACCTCGGCGCCGCGCAGCACGCTGCAGTCGCGGCTGGTCTCGGAGCCGTCGGCGCCGGGGTAGACGAGCGGGAGCGGCGCCGCGGCGGAGTTGTTCCCCGGCTGGAACAGCGACTCGCCGTCGAACTCGTCGCCGCTGCCGAGGTTGACGGTGGTGCGTATCGCGCGGTCGATGGTGCCGGCGGCCACGGTGAGCATCCAGGGCGCGCCGTTGCCGACGGAGCCGGGGTCCGGGCCGGCGTTGCCGGCGGCGCAGCTGACGACGATGCCGCGCTCCATGGCCTTGAAGGCGGCGATGGCGATGGGGTCGTAGTTGAACTGCGTGCCGGAGGAGGCGCCGATGGAGAAGGAGAGCACGTCGATGCCGTCCTTGACGGCGGCGTCGAGCCCCGCGATGATGTCCATGATGGAGCAGCGGCTGCGGGAGCAGACCTTGTATACCGCCAGGTGCGCGTGCGGGGCCATCCCGGAGGCGGTGCCGTCGGCGTTGCCCCGGACGTTGGCGTTCTCCACGAAGCTGCCCGCGGCGGTGCTGGCCGTGTGGGTGCCGTGGCCCGCGTCGTCGACGGGGGGCGCGGAGGAGTTGACCGCGGCGCTGCCGAACGCGCGCGCGCCGATGATCTTGTTGTtgcagccgccgccggcgacggacCTGAACTCGCAGGCGCCCTTCCAGGTCTTGGGGGGCGGgtcgatgccgtcgtcgccgaagGAGGGGTGGCTGGGCAGGATGCCCGTGTCGAGGATCCCGATGATgacgccgcggccgaagccggagCGGCTCCAGAAGCCCTCGTTCCCGAGGCGGAGGCCGAGGAAGCCCGGCGAGCGGGTGGTGGCGAGCGGCAGGAAGGCCTCCGGGTAGAGCCTGAGGCAGCCGTCCGTGGCCCGCAGCGCGTCGGCCTCCTCGTCCGTGAGCCGCGCCGCGAAGCCGGTGAAGACGTCGGTGTAGGAGTATATAATGCGCGGGCCGGCGTCGTCGTCCGAATCGAGCGGCGCCGTTGCCAGCGGGAGGAAGGAGCGGTGCCAGTCCTGGAGGGAATCGGCGGGGCGGGCCGTCGGGTCGAGGTGCACGATGTAGTTCTTCCTGGCGCGCAGGTAGGAGGCGCCGAGCTGCGGCtgcagggagaggaggaggaagaggacggcgaggaagcATCGGGAGTCCATGGTCGAGCGGCAGGGCAATGCCGTGGAAGGAAGAGGAGTGGCAAGGATGAAGGGAACCCGCGGTGTGGTTTATGCAAGGTGGCAGCTGAGGTGTGCGTGAGGGGGAGTGGTGGAGTGGAGTGATGAGCACTGGCGGTGAGCTGGAGGGCAGTGACAGTGGTACGTTACTGGTGTAAAATGATGGCATTCCGATGCATCGGTGTGGGCGCGAGACGAGAGCACTGTGTCCCCGCGCCGGTGGATGGACGCGCCGCTGACTGCTGTCCTCGCGGGACCCGGCCGCGTCTGTCGCATGCTCCTCGATGCGCATGGCCGTAGCTGGATCTGTCGGAATCGGAGTACGTCCGGCGCATTCTTTTGTTCCACCGCTCGTGAATCGGTGGTGAGATTTTTCCTGTGGGGTCAGAGTGTGCGCCGGCGCCGGTAGAgacggcgaggcgaggcgtgCCCTGTAATTCAGAGGCGGTGCGGTGAGATGGGCGGCGCTATTGTTTCTCTTCCTTTGTTTTTTGATTGATGATGAAAAGGAGGGGCGGCGCTGTTGCATGGCTGTTGACATGCCATGGCCCGCTCGTTGACGACGGTGGTGTTTTAACGTCGGCGAGCGCTCGCCGGTGCGTCGGTGGGTAGCGGACTAGAAAATGGATGACGGTGGTTCATGAGTCATGCGAACCAGAGGACCCATGTCACGCAAATCTGGGAGGGGCGGCAGGACCTGCATTCATGCTTCATGCAAAATAGTCTACGTTTAGTTATTTTTTATATAAGGAAAGGAACCTATCAATACCAATCTGATATGGTATCAGCTACACCTAAACTCTGCAACAACAAAATACTAAAATTAGTTGAAACATCAAGAATGTACATAGCTAAAagataaagaaaaacaaaatcCATGCATATAGAAAAAGGTAACAAGAACAATCCACTCCATTGGACAGCACCTGTGGAAAAGGTTATCCAAGAACGGCCCATCCAGAAAGAAAAACATGGCATCCACATCGTTATTGCTTCATCGTTAGATCATGAGTTTTTACCCCGAAAGCAGCTTGAATAGCTCTCGACAGTGCCTCCAACAAAGGCACAAATAGAAATCTATGTTTGCCAAGTACTAGTAAACTAACGAATGTTAAacctagagcatctccagtcgcgtcccccaaaccgtcccccaaagcgatttggggcgcgccggacaaaaaaagcgttccagccgcgtcccccaaagcccttttttgtccggcgcgccccgatacggtgtccggcgcccgagcccgtccccgtcccacgagggacgcaccggggacgccggacacaacgaaagcgaggcgggctcccacatgtcggcgactatttgcataaaccgttggttcgcgcctcttttctcgtcgctccttccttcccgcgcctcccaccccaccgccgccgccggatttcccggccgtttgggcgtccgatccgtgccgcgagtcggcaccgttgtcgcggccggggctcccgccggtcgtgccgccgccgccgcgtcgccggcgcctcccggaacgcgccgtcaaatccgcccacctccgcgcacgaaggtgctcgacgacttgccgggtaggcgcgattggtcgcctgtttgttgcgtcgttcgcctcggcgcaattttaaccattgattttgctttagccatggacagcgacgatgagatggttgcccctgtcgccggaggacgagcaagcgttcgacgacgacctgcgggagcatttgccgatcatcgcctccctccgggacatgcttgacgccgaggcggagaagagggaagaggccgcgccgcggaggatcaaggccgggaagaaggaagtcgaagccccggcagaggatggaggggcatgccatgctgcacaacgactacttcgccgacggggcaacacatgccgacaattttcggcgccggtacaggatgagcaagggcctcgttcatgaatatcctccacggcgttcgagagttcgacccctacttcaagctcaagctcgacgccgtaggcgttctcgggttctcatccattcgaagtgcaccgccgccatgaggatgcttgcatacggagcacctgccgatacacaggacgactaccttcgcatgagtgagtctactgccattgagtgcatgtacaagttttgccgagctgtggtgggaaagtttggcaaatactacttgagagggccaagcgaggaagagatcgcaaggatcatggcacaaaatgctgccggaggatttcctggaatgcttggaagcatcgattgcatgcatcgggcatggaagaactgcccgtttgcttggcaaggtatatacaaagggcgtcatggatattgcaggtgtggtgcttgaagccgtggcagattatgacctgtggatttggcattctttctttggcatggcaggatcacacaatgacatcaacgtgttgcggcggtctccggtgttcggcagactagtggaagggcatgctccaccatgcaactatgagatcaatggccaccaatataccaaaggctattatctagccgatggtatatatccaaaatgggccacttttgtcaaaacaatctcgaatccatcaggtctgaagaattctcactttgctacacgacaggaggcttgcgggaaggatgtcgagcgggcatttggtgtgcttcaagcacaatttgccattgtccggtacctgctctaagctggtctcacgaccaaatgtgggagatgatgcaggcttgtgtgatcatgcacaacatgatcatcgaggatgaccgcaagaatcatgttaggtcacatgttggtccctatgagtgtcaaggacctctcgcggaggttgatcatgaggtgcctgcagattttgctgattttgtggtcatgcacgcagagatccgtgacagcaatgtgcatgagcaacttcaagctgatctcgttgagcatttgtggaggatcaaaggaaataccgtggcaccttgatgtatcatctagccctttttattatatttgattacttgttttattgtttgttgtaatttaatttgaaaacaatcctcgaaaacattttttttcatatgctacatttgatataaatggtttatgtgttaaaaaaattattttaaatgtttgggggcggcgtttgggggacgcggctggggagcgacgtcccccaaacgcggcacgaacaaaacacgtcccccaaacgctcaatccggcgcgctttgggggacggtttgggggacgcgactggagatgctctaaggttttCACACATGGATCTAAGCCTTGGTACTCAAACAACACAACCAAGAACGAAGTTCTCATGTGGAGCAGTTCCCGCTTGTAGTGAGCGGTTGCAAATCACCGATCATCCGACTCATAGTTGCCACGCGAACATGTTTGAGATGGATCTAGCCATGCAACCCAAACCGCTATCGCGAAAACAAGTAGTGAAACAATTGTTTTATCCCATATGTTAGGATGTCTTCTCATTCGAGCCTGGTTGCATAGGCGGACCCAGAAGATTTTTCAAGCCCGGGCAAACAGGCTTAATGTTCTTATTTTTCGTTAAATACATATGAAATATGGGTAAAAATAGGTTTGCCGGAAGCCTGGGCGGCTGCCCGGCCAAGAGGGATGGTAGATCCGCCTATGCCTGATTGATCTCTTCGAAATTAACCTCTGTGAAAATCATTGTGACACCTTGATAGTTGTGGCGGTGATTGCCCGATGTACCCAAAGAAGTTGATGCACACTACAAGAATGCCCCAACCTGGTGTTTTTTTTATTTGGAAAACACAAGAGAAAAGTACATGCAAAAGTTTTCAGCGCGGAATATAGTGCTTTAGGGACGACTAAATAAGAAGGCAGATATTTTTGTGCCATGGCCGAGTCCATACCGGCACATATTGATGTCGTGGTTGGTGTCACGTAAGAGTGACGCTTATGAATGCCGCGCTCGAAGAATGGAGACATAAACCTTTGAGTTGTGCATTCTAAATGACGGTAAAAGTTGGTCTCATACTGTAGAAATGTCAAGCAAGTCGCGCTCCTTGTCAGGCATGGCTTGCAGACTCGTGTGTCCCACCACCGGCACGCTCTTTGACTGGTGACTATTTATACATAAGCCACTCATACTCACATATCCCTTATACGAACACGCCTACCCTCTCCACCAACCTCTATCTCGCTTACCTGACCTTGAATCGGTGGCATTCCCAAGCAGAAATTTGGAAATGAGCACGAAACGTCTATAGATAAATTTCCCATTATTTGTTATTTTTGGGTCTTTTCATTGCATTCACTTACAACAAGAAACAACCACCAAGGTTTGGTGCAGGTGACGCACAAGTCATCGAGCCGTGCCTAAAAGGAGCacgatggcgtcattttatgattTCTTCATCGAACAATCTTTTTTAGTTTTGGTTTATTTGATCTGTCTCGATCCAGTAGGTGTTTTCGACAAACGGAAAATCAAGTGGGGTTTTCTTATCATGATTGCAAGGTGCCAAGTTGGATCCAAACTGACTACTGGAAAGGCATCggtgagaggtggtggaggaagtgCCACGCCGGCCTATTCCCGCGTTGTTGCGTGGCTTACAAGGATGTGGACACCGGCCACAAGTTCATGGGATGCCACTACAAATCCCTAAGGTTCACCTTTGTGGCATGAATTGATGAGTCACATTTGTTGGAGGTTTCTCGTACGAGTTGATGTTCATGTGGTTGATGGCCAACGAGAAAGAAATGGAGGTGTCCGAGGAAGATTACCAGCATTCCCTTTAGGAAGCAAGGCAGGAAATTTTGAAACGTGTTGACGTAATTAAGTCAACATGCTTGGTTGTGGCCGATGTGATGTAGCTAATTTGGGAACAACTAAATGCCCTTACTCAATCTGATGACGATTAAGGGCTTGTAAAAGTTAATATTTTTTATTTCCTAATTTATTTATTTGACCTATATCTATCGAACTCTTAGTCTTTCGGTGGCTTCGATCTCGTTTTCTCCGTTACTTAACTATGGGTTCTTTGAGCAAATGTAGTCCATTTAGTTGGCCACACTTGCTCAAAGGGACCATAAAAGAAACACTAACCCCACCCCGATTTCTTAAAGGGACCATAAAAGATCGGTGGCTTCGATGAAGTATTCTCCTAGCACCAATTTGTTGGGGAATgcacatagaaaacaaaaaaatcctacACATTAAACCAATATCATATggggggtgatgacccacaagtatagggggtgtatcgtagtactttcgataaataagagtgtcgaacccaacgaggagcagaaggtgttgacaagcagtttcgatgaaggattcactgtaaatgctcacagacaagtatttagggggttttgatatagcagataaataaagtacaagtaaataaaatgcgagagtaatagttgcagcgagtgacccaatcctttttagcacaaaggacaagccggtttgtttacttatgatgaacaaacgttcttgaggacacacgggattttagtctagtgctttcgcttcatatagctgattaatcttcattgttttgataagtgttgtgtgggtgaacctatgctaatgcaccgcccttcctaggactaatacatacttgtgattattccccttgcaagcatctgcaaatacaagaaagtaattaagataaatctaaccacagccttaaactctgagatcctgctatccctcctgcatcgatataccaacgggggttcaggtttctgtcactccggcaaccccgcaattagcaaacgaatacaagatgtattcccctaggcccataaaggtgaagtatcatgtagtcgacgttcacatgacaccactagaagaataacaccacaacttaaatatcataacattgaatattacccgacataattcactactaacatttagacttcacccatgtcctcaagaactaaacgaactactcacgagacatcatatggaacatgatcagaggtgatatgatgatgaataacaatttgaacataaaccttggttcaatggtttcactcaatagcatcaataacaagtagaaatcaataccgggagagtttcccctatcaaacaatcaagattcaaccctagatgttacagcggtgacgaggtgcagcggtggagatggcggtgatgatgatggagatgatggtgatgatgcccccaatgatgtccagctcgatgacggtgacgatggcatcgatttccccctccgggagggaatttccccggcggatttcagcctgccggagagctcttttctctctggtgttttccgccccgcagaggcggctgtgactcttcgcgattattccccggagcttaggttttcgggacgaagaagtacgcgaaggagaggaggccagagggggctgtgggccccctccccacaaggcggcgcggccaagcctgatgacgaggcggttcctcggcaatgcccaccatgaggggcttgggtttaagagaaaggcgacgacggaagttccgggagcgaggcggtacacgacgtacccaggttcacgtccccacggtggaggatcgctatgtcctgctagcaatccactatatgaatatatgtatacagggggccgccatgggcggagtagttgtatctagtctagttctatttcgcgggttgcgatgtctaggcgagtCGCCTCTATGAtctatgtttctgattgtgtctaaggggtgcccctgcctggctttatatatcagccaagctagggtttacaagagtcctagtaggattcatattggagtcttctttccttgtagtccaagttgaggcgcgtgcaagtCCAGCTTctcgagtcctcgtgctggtccaccttcatagtttgcaccgggtatggaaatgtcgagtacccgaagggttatgcccacgtcgcaGTGGCCCCGAGTGtccggccgaagtgaagcttcgggcagggactaaagttgtcttcgccgaatgtcttgatcatctgttgaatcttgtgcttgatgtagagtcgaagttgcttttggtcgggtgcgcgaagcgctcctgatgggagtagcccccgagtctatgggcgggtgtttGCAGccacatagactcaagttgtgctactCGAAGATCTAGATTGTTGATGTCgacgtcttcaactttattcttctttgttggcgaggttgccatatttttttatcgggtgcgcgactagcgctcccgatgggagtagcccccgagcttgtagataaatatgaaatagttatgtatagggtgtaaaaaatgctaagtcaaatacCGTACATGTCCTCGCGTTCCGAGAACATGATGCCGATAACTCTGATGATTTCACTGATAGAGGAGTTGACGATTTGGATGATatccctgaggagccgatgatttggatgatggcccagaggagccgatgattcggatgatggcccagaggagccgatgatttggatgatggcccagaggagccgatgattcggatgatggcacagaggagccgatgattcggatgatggccccgaggagccgatgattcggatgatggccccaaggagccgatgattttatcgggtgcgcatccagcgctcccgatggaagtagcccccgagtctgggaactgatgcttgcaaccgtgagtaggctcaagtcgagcaactcgatgtttatagttttcttcaggtgtcgtcgacacattgttgtatatttcaaggggcaatccttaatgagcatcgttgatgccattgtttgtaagtttttcggtaggtacatatatatgcacttttaccgtgtcaatgccgttggcaaattttgaaggagcaaatcttaattgcccgtttaagcgtatgtgtattcgttggtcagcaaattgtttgagtgatcagctcgtgttgcaggtcttgctaaacccgttctatgtgcaactttgctttcaaccgatgcatgtcttgatcgtgggtcgttttcgtacgtgtttcatgatccttgctatctgcggcactctttgaggcatcaatagcaaaggaaaagagcaaggtccccgttgcttcatgatccttgctatttgcggcactctttgaggcatctatagcaaaggaaaatagcaaggtcttcgttgcttcatgatccttgctatttgcggcactctttgaggcatctatagcaaaggaaaagagcaag from Lolium rigidum isolate FL_2022 chromosome 4, APGP_CSIRO_Lrig_0.1, whole genome shotgun sequence encodes the following:
- the LOC124706108 gene encoding subtilisin-like protease 4 → MDSRCFLAVLFLLLSLQPQLGASYLRARKNYIVHLDPTARPADSLQDWHRSFLPLATAPLDSDDDAGPRIIYSYTDVFTGCSRCSIMDIIAGLDAAVKDGIDVLSFSIGASSGTQFNYDPIAIAAFKAMERGIVVSCAAGNAGPDPGSLVLCESRGLNGRIEAGQTVAAYGGLGIIVMNRAPEGYTTFADPHVLPASHVSYDAGTKIAAYVNSTATPTASIAFKGTVMGASPAPAVTFFSSRGPSRASPGILKPDITGPGMNILAAWAPSESHTEFSDGDVGLSFFVESGTSMSTPHLSGIAALLKGLHPDWSPAAIKSAIMTTSDAVDRTGVPLKDEQYRHATFYAMGAGYVNPELAVDPGLVYDLHADDYLPYLCGLGIGDDGVTEIAHRPVACASLKATTEADLNYPSLVVNLLAQPITVNRTVTNVGKPGSIYTAVVDMPGDVSVTVQPPMLRFTELNEKQSFTVTVRWAGQPNLAGAEGNLKWVSEDNIVRSPIVVPAKAA